A genomic region of Candidatus Paceibacterota bacterium contains the following coding sequences:
- a CDS encoding M23 family metallopeptidase, with translation MNPAPASAGFFSFMASLFTGPNSVVSNSSASTSNSQTLPLLQSATNYDLVASRGGGDITVIDDEALMSENGPSGTLADIGDSAITGQISKYTVRKGDTLSSIAKMFGVTTNTIVWANNISSKIIQEGQVLVILPISGTIHTVTKGDTLASIAKKYKGNLEEIAQFNDLGKDIILAIGDKIIVPDGESTVVVTSSSGSASSVRVTATPHDTNGPNYTGYFVRPVSGGVRTQGLHGYNAIDIGIPVSSPVVASAAGEVIISKTSGWNSGYGRYIVISHYNGAQTLYGHLSENLVVEGQTVSQGQYIGLTGNTGKSTGPHIHFEIRGAKNPF, from the coding sequence ATGAATCCCGCCCCAGCTAGCGCAGGATTCTTTTCTTTTATGGCTAGCCTTTTTACTGGGCCAAACTCAGTTGTTTCTAATTCTTCCGCTTCTACTTCAAATTCCCAAACTCTTCCACTTCTTCAGAGTGCTACAAACTACGATCTTGTCGCTTCAAGGGGGGGTGGGGACATCACTGTTATAGACGATGAAGCTCTCATGTCTGAAAATGGTCCTTCCGGCACACTTGCCGACATAGGTGACTCTGCCATTACAGGTCAAATCAGTAAATATACGGTCAGAAAAGGAGACACCCTTTCTTCTATTGCCAAGATGTTCGGGGTTACAACAAACACTATCGTCTGGGCAAATAATATTTCCTCAAAGATAATTCAGGAGGGTCAAGTCCTTGTGATTCTCCCAATATCCGGAACGATTCACACTGTCACCAAGGGTGATACTTTGGCAAGTATAGCTAAAAAATACAAAGGCAATTTGGAAGAAATCGCCCAATTCAATGATCTAGGCAAAGACATAATTCTCGCTATTGGAGATAAGATTATTGTCCCGGATGGAGAATCGACCGTCGTCGTTACTTCTTCCTCTGGTAGTGCTTCATCTGTAAGAGTTACGGCAACACCTCATGATACAAATGGCCCTAATTACACAGGATATTTTGTGAGGCCGGTATCTGGAGGTGTGAGGACGCAAGGTTTGCATGGATACAATGCCATAGATATTGGAATACCAGTCAGTAGCCCTGTCGTCGCTTCCGCCGCTGGAGAAGTAATAATAAGTAAAACTTCTGGTTGGAATTCCGGATATGGAAGATATATTGTTATTTCGCACTACAACGGCGCACAGACTTTGTATGGACACTTGAGCGAGAACTTAGTTGTAGAAGGGCAAACAGTATCACAAGGGCAATACATAGGACTTACAGGAAATACTGGCAAATCCACCGGTCCTCATATTCACTTTGAAATCAGAGGGGCGAAGAATCCTTTTTAA
- the ruvA gene encoding Holliday junction branch migration protein RuvA yields the protein MISKIEGVVWDRSDKSIVVGVGGIGLKVFTTTEGIEVSEKGKAISLLTHLVVKEDALDLYGFIGKDELSFFEMLISISGIGPKTALNVLNISSVSALKRAISSGDTSHLVKVSGIGRKIAEKIVLELKDKVGTHGEGEISLRDEIDAVEALKALGYSQRDAREALKEVDKDITDTSGRIKAALKILGK from the coding sequence ATGATTTCAAAGATTGAAGGAGTGGTTTGGGATAGGAGTGATAAATCTATTGTCGTGGGTGTTGGCGGTATCGGTCTAAAAGTCTTTACGACGACAGAAGGTATTGAAGTTTCCGAAAAAGGAAAAGCCATTTCCCTGCTCACGCATCTAGTCGTAAAAGAAGACGCACTCGATCTTTATGGCTTTATTGGAAAAGATGAACTTTCTTTTTTTGAAATGCTGATCTCTATTTCTGGAATCGGTCCAAAGACAGCACTGAATGTTTTGAATATTAGTTCCGTTAGCGCGTTGAAGAGAGCAATCTCTTCTGGTGATACATCACATCTGGTGAAAGTTTCCGGTATTGGAAGAAAAATTGCTGAAAAAATCGTGCTTGAACTTAAGGATAAAGTCGGTACTCATGGTGAAGGAGAAATAAGTTTAAGAGATGAAATAGATGCGGTGGAAGCACTTAAGGCTCTTGGATATTCTCAAAGAGACGCACGTGAGGCTCTCAAGGAAGTTGATAAAGATATTACTGATACAAGTGGTAGGATCAAAGCTGCTTTAAAGATTCTTGGAAAATAG
- the tpiA gene encoding triose-phosphate isomerase: protein MAKTKLIVANWKMNPDTEVEAKNALTKIKKGLKKEKKTNVVICPPFVFINLVKKAIVDENVLLGAQDVFIGKGNSHTGEVGINMLQELGVRYIILGHSERKAEGETEEMIAKKLSGVIRKGLKGILCIGEKDRNEHGDYYHEIKKQLHSMLDGIPKKSANKIIIAYEPIWAIGKLEDEAINPEKLNEMTIFIRKTLSDIFGRDEAEKILVLYGGSVGKSNAKKLVDEGKVDGLLIGRDSLKPKNFLEIVKEIK, encoded by the coding sequence ATGGCCAAAACAAAATTAATAGTAGCCAACTGGAAGATGAATCCAGATACAGAAGTAGAAGCAAAAAACGCACTGACAAAAATAAAAAAAGGATTGAAGAAAGAAAAGAAAACCAATGTCGTAATTTGTCCTCCTTTTGTCTTTATAAATCTCGTTAAAAAAGCTATCGTGGATGAAAATGTTTTACTTGGTGCGCAAGATGTATTTATAGGCAAAGGAAATTCTCATACTGGGGAGGTAGGCATCAATATGCTCCAAGAACTCGGCGTAAGATATATCATCCTTGGCCATTCAGAGAGAAAAGCGGAAGGTGAGACAGAAGAAATGATAGCTAAAAAACTCTCAGGTGTTATAAGAAAAGGGCTAAAAGGAATACTCTGTATTGGAGAGAAGGACAGAAATGAACATGGAGATTACTATCACGAAATTAAAAAACAGTTACATTCTATGTTAGATGGTATTCCCAAAAAATCTGCGAATAAGATAATAATAGCGTATGAACCGATTTGGGCAATAGGTAAGCTGGAAGACGAAGCTATCAATCCTGAGAAATTGAATGAGATGACTATTTTTATAAGAAAGACATTGAGTGATATCTTTGGTCGCGATGAGGCAGAAAAAATATTGGTGCTTTACGGAGGATCTGTTGGAAAGAGTAATGCGAAAAAACTTGTAGATGAAGGAAAAGTAGATGGTCTTTTGATAGGGAGGGATAGCTTGAAACCTAAAAACTTTTTGGAGATTGTGAAGGAAATTAAATAA
- the rpsT gene encoding 30S ribosomal protein S20 — MPITSSAKKALRVAKKKKVFNIRRKSAMENSLKKIGKLIKENKVKEAEKMLPEVYQAIDKAFKTKFIKKNAAARYKSRITVAVNKLRAIKK; from the coding sequence ATGCCAATAACATCATCAGCAAAAAAGGCCTTAAGAGTCGCCAAGAAAAAGAAAGTTTTCAATATCCGCAGAAAAAGCGCGATGGAAAATTCTCTGAAAAAAATCGGCAAACTCATCAAGGAAAACAAAGTAAAAGAAGCCGAAAAGATGCTTCCTGAAGTATATCAAGCAATAGATAAAGCATTCAAGACAAAATTCATCAAGAAAAACGCCGCCGCAAGATATAAGTCTAGAATTACAGTTGCGGTAAACAAATTGAGGGCGATAAAGAAGTAA